Proteins encoded by one window of Aspergillus puulaauensis MK2 DNA, chromosome 4, nearly complete sequence:
- a CDS encoding uncharacterized protein (COG:I;~EggNog:ENOG410PGIY;~InterPro:IPR042099,IPR000873,IPR025110;~PFAM:PF13193) encodes MMGVLGALVVPPYVGSYIGIMRQFNIELYIKACAKVKATVLKMVPTIMADFVQHPLTQDVDLTSVDTLLSAGATLKPEVVAKLQKLLRGVNIIQGYGMSEAGVSTLPAHKSVEKKGSISSPDNNGTASQIRIVDENLQDVQPGQSGELLLRSPTVFMGYKNNKKDTEESFHDGWLRTGDVLSIDSDGFLWFSERKKEMIKVKGNQVAPSELEGILGSHDLVLGAAVCGYFDDTRQTERPIGYVVLSPSVAPNERDRVLDEIRTWVDGQVAPYKRLRGGLHSIGALPKNPTGKLMRSQLPIKLAEKRKARI; translated from the exons ATGATGGGTGTCCTGGGTGCTCTTGTAGTTCCCCCGTACGTCGGCTCATACATCGGTATTATGAGGCAATTCAATATTGAGCTGTACATCAAGGCCTGTGCTAAGGTTAAGGCCACGGTCCTTAAAATGGTCCCCACCATTATGGCCGACTTCGTCCAACATCCTCTCACCCAGGATGTGGATCTGACCAGTGTTGACACCCTATTATCTGCCGGTGCCACTCTGAAACCTGAAGTTGTTGCAAAACTGCAAAAGTTACTCCGCGGCGTTAATATCATCCAGGGCTACGG AATGAGTGAGGCTGGTGTTTCCACGCTTCCAGCGCATAAGTCGGtcgaaaagaaaggaagt ATATCTTCGCCTGACAACAATGGCACTGCTAGCCAGATCCGAATCGTGGATGAAAATCTGCAGGATGTCCAGCCAGGCCAATCCGGAGAACTTCTACTTCGAAGTCCAACTGTATTCAT GGGTTATAAAAACAACAAAAAGGATACCGAGGAATCCTTCCACGATGGCTGGCTGCGGACCGGTGATGTGCTATCTATCGACTCCGATGGCTTCCTGTGGTTTTCTGAACGGAAAAAGGAGATGATAAAAGTGAAAGG GAATCAAGTAGCACCATCAGAGCTGGAGGGAATTCTCGGGTCTCACGATCTGGTCCTTGGAGCAGCGGTCTGTGGTTACTTTGACGATACTCGACAGACGGAGCGACCTATTGGTTATGTGGTTCTTTCTCCATCCGTCGCCCCGAACGAGCGTGACAGGGTGCTGGATGAGATTCGGACATGGGTTGATGGACAAGTAGCACCCTACAAGCGGCTTCGTGGTGGCTTGCACTCCATCGGTGCGCTCCCAAAGAATCCTACTGGGAAGCTCATGCGCAGCCAGCTCCCCATCAAGTTGGCCGAAAAGCGCAAGGCACGAATTTGA